The following are encoded in a window of Mustela nigripes isolate SB6536 chromosome 1, MUSNIG.SB6536, whole genome shotgun sequence genomic DNA:
- the LOC132009443 gene encoding olfactory receptor 5AN1-like, which produces MIGRGNITQITCFILLGFSDFPRILAVLFVVFLLIYILTLTWNLCLIILIRMDSHLHTPMYFFLSNLSFIDICYVTSIAPKMLSNFFQEQQTITFVGCAVQYFVFSTMGLSESCLMTAMAYDRYSAICNPLLYSSIMSPTLCIQMVLGSYLAGLSASISQLCTMFQLHFCGSNVINHFFCDMPQLLALSCTDTFFAQLLTAILTMIFGIINALIIMISYGYIVLSIMKITSAKGRSKAFNTCASHLTAVSLFYTSGMFVYLSSSSGGSSSFDRFASVFYTVVIPMLNPLIYSLRNKEIKDALKRLQKKRWSC; this is translated from the coding sequence ATGATTGGGAGAGGAAATATTACACAGATCACCTGTTTCATCCTTTTGGGATTCTCTGATTTTCCCAGAATCCTAGCAGTGCTCTTTGTTGTATTCCTGCTGATCTACATTTTGACTCTGACTTGGAACCTGTGCCTCATCATCTTAATAAGGATGGACTCTCACCTTcacacacccatgtacttcttcctcagtAATCTGTCCTTCATAGATATCTGCTATGTGACCTCTATAGCTCCCAAGATGCTCTCCAACTTTTTCCAAGAGCAGCAGACCATCACCTTTGTGGGTTGTGCTGTTCAGTACTTTGTCTTTTCAACCATGGGACTGAGTGAGTCTTGTCTCATGACAGCCATGGCTTATGACCGATATAGTGCCATTTGTAATccacttctttattcatccatcatGTCACCCACCCTCTGTATTCAGATGGTGCTGGGATCCTATTTGGCCGGACTCTCTGCTTCTATATCCCAGTTGTGTACCATGTTTCAGCTCCACTTTTGTGGGTCTAATGTCATCAATCATTTCTTCTGTGACATGCCCCAGCTGTTAGCCCTGTCCTGCACTGACACTTTCTTTGCACAACTGTTGACTGCTATATTAACAATGATCTTTGGGATTATAAATGCCCTCATTATCATGATATCCTATGGCTATATTGTCCTCTCCATCATGAAGATCACTTCAGCCAAAGGCAGGTCCAAGGCTTTCAACACATGTGCTTCTCATCTGACAGCAGTTTCCCTCTTCTATACCTCTGGTATGTTTGTCTATTTGAGTTCCAGCTCTGGTGGTTCCTCTAGTTTTGACAGATTTGCATCAGTATTCTACACTGTGGTTATTCCAATGCTGAATCCCTTGATTTACAGTCTGAGGAACAAGGAAATCAAAGATGCCTTGAAGAGGTTACAAAAGAAGAGATGGTCCTGCTGA